A genome region from Streptomyces xanthophaeus includes the following:
- a CDS encoding class I SAM-dependent methyltransferase produces MLTVDFSRFPLAAGDRVLDLGCGAGRHAFECYRRGAQVVAVDRNGEEIREVAKWFAAMKEAGEAPAGATATAMEGDALALPFPDDSFDVVIISEVMEHIHDDKGVLAEMVRVLKPGGRIAITVPRYGPEKICWALSDAYHEVEGGHIRIYKADELLGKMKAAGLKPYGTHHAHGLHSPYWWLKCAFGVDNDKALPVKAYHKLLVWDIMKKPLATRLAEQALNPLIGKSFVVYATKPHLPVSAAQ; encoded by the coding sequence GTGCTGACCGTCGATTTCTCCCGGTTCCCGCTCGCCGCAGGCGACCGCGTACTCGACCTGGGCTGCGGCGCAGGCCGGCACGCCTTCGAGTGCTACCGGAGAGGCGCCCAGGTGGTCGCCGTCGACCGCAACGGCGAGGAGATCCGCGAGGTCGCCAAGTGGTTCGCAGCGATGAAGGAGGCCGGTGAGGCCCCCGCCGGAGCCACCGCCACCGCGATGGAGGGCGACGCGCTCGCACTGCCCTTCCCCGACGACTCCTTCGACGTCGTCATCATCTCCGAGGTGATGGAGCACATCCACGACGACAAGGGCGTGCTCGCCGAAATGGTGCGCGTCCTCAAGCCCGGCGGGCGCATCGCCATCACCGTGCCGCGCTACGGCCCCGAGAAGATCTGCTGGGCGCTCTCCGACGCCTACCACGAGGTCGAGGGCGGCCACATCCGCATCTACAAGGCGGACGAGCTGCTCGGCAAGATGAAGGCCGCGGGCCTCAAGCCGTACGGCACGCACCACGCGCACGGCCTGCACTCCCCGTACTGGTGGCTCAAGTGCGCCTTCGGCGTCGACAACGACAAGGCGCTGCCCGTCAAGGCGTACCACAAGCTCCTGGTCTGGGACATCATGAAGAAGCCGCTGGCCACGCGGCTCGCCGAGCAGGCCCTGAACCCGCTCATCGGCAAGAGCTTCGTGGTGTACGCGACCAAGCCCCACCTCCCCGTCAGCGCGGCCCAGTGA
- a CDS encoding glycosyltransferase family 4 protein, with product MTAEAMVTSPFAGSAADGDRPLRIALLTYKGNPFCGGQGVYVRHLSRELVQLGHSVEVIGAQPYPVLDTGASLTELPSLDLYRSPDPFRTPKRDEYRDWIDAVEVATMWTGGFPEPLTFSLRARRHLAARAGDFDVIHDNQTLGYGLLAGLGAPLVTTIHHPITVDRKLDLDAAQGRVKRASVRRWYAFTRMQGRVARRLPSVLTVSGSSKQEIAQHLGVRDERIHVVHIGADTDLWSPDPSVAEVPGRIVTTSSADVPLKGLVYLVEALAKLRTEQPEAHLVVVGKRAEQGPVARAIETYGLQDAVRFVKGITDAELVDLVRSAQIACVPSLYEGFSLPAAEAMATGTPLVATTGGAIPEVAGPDGETCLAVPPGDAGALAAALGRMLGDPELRARLGAAGRERVLTRFTWAAAAKGTVAHYRAAIEQAASGRTRRAR from the coding sequence CATGGTGACGAGCCCTTTCGCGGGTTCCGCCGCCGACGGCGACCGCCCGCTGCGCATCGCGCTCCTCACCTATAAGGGGAACCCGTTCTGCGGCGGCCAGGGCGTCTACGTCCGCCACCTCTCGCGCGAACTCGTACAACTGGGTCACTCCGTCGAAGTCATCGGCGCGCAGCCCTACCCGGTGCTCGACACGGGCGCCTCGCTCACCGAACTCCCGAGCCTGGACCTGTACCGCAGCCCGGACCCCTTCCGCACGCCGAAGCGCGACGAGTACCGGGACTGGATCGACGCCGTCGAGGTCGCCACCATGTGGACCGGCGGCTTCCCCGAGCCCCTGACCTTCTCGCTGCGCGCCCGCCGCCATCTGGCCGCGCGCGCCGGTGACTTCGACGTCATCCACGACAACCAGACCCTCGGGTACGGCCTCCTCGCCGGCCTCGGTGCCCCGCTGGTCACGACGATCCATCACCCCATCACCGTCGACCGCAAGCTCGACCTCGACGCCGCGCAGGGCCGGGTGAAGCGGGCCTCCGTGCGCCGCTGGTACGCCTTCACCCGCATGCAGGGCCGCGTGGCCCGCCGGCTGCCGTCCGTACTCACCGTCTCCGGGTCCTCCAAGCAGGAGATCGCCCAGCACCTGGGCGTCCGGGACGAGCGCATCCACGTCGTGCACATCGGCGCCGACACCGACCTGTGGTCGCCGGACCCGTCCGTGGCCGAGGTGCCGGGCCGCATCGTCACCACCTCCAGCGCCGACGTGCCGCTCAAGGGGCTCGTGTACCTCGTCGAGGCGCTCGCGAAGCTGCGTACCGAGCAGCCCGAGGCGCACCTCGTCGTCGTCGGCAAGCGCGCCGAGCAGGGCCCCGTCGCCCGCGCCATCGAGACGTACGGCCTCCAGGACGCGGTCCGTTTCGTCAAGGGCATCACCGACGCCGAGCTCGTCGACCTGGTCCGCAGCGCCCAGATCGCCTGCGTGCCCTCCCTCTACGAAGGCTTCTCGCTCCCGGCGGCCGAAGCCATGGCCACCGGCACGCCGCTCGTCGCCACCACCGGCGGCGCGATCCCCGAGGTCGCCGGACCCGACGGTGAGACCTGCCTCGCGGTGCCCCCGGGCGACGCCGGCGCGCTGGCCGCCGCGCTGGGCCGGATGCTGGGCGATCCGGAGCTGCGGGCCCGCCTGGGCGCCGCCGGGCGCGAACGGGTCCTGACCCGCTTCACCTGGGCCGCGGCCGCCAAGGGCACCGTCGCGCACTACCGCGCCGCCATCGAGCAGGCCGCCTCTGGCCGGACCCGCCGGGCGCGCTGA